The following are from one region of the Hymenobacter sp. YIM 151858-1 genome:
- a CDS encoding DUF3616 domain-containing protein — protein sequence MANSPAAFTLRFDPKLSINPSGKHVRDGLSSTLRTGDNLWMACDERASVERLRLTDATTFGQHCRFQLADFIDLPDPDAEAEIDIEGLAEGDGYLWIVGSHSLRRKDPKPEKDDTEKGLAKLAKVRADPNRYLLARVPLVLNPETQDYELQKTAPDPHQKRRKLKAARLGHHTLVRLLRRDPHVGPFVHLPGKDNGFDIEGMAYAGDGRLFVGLRGPVLRGWAIVLELHVTEGSKPGRLRLGKLSDAQGVYYRKHFLDLGGMGLRELRLVGNDLYLLAGPTMDLDGTIAVFCWPDALHHDADSLVAPSQLRRLFDVPHGFGPTACQDKAEGMALLNEHHVLVVFDSPTDARKPEDDAVLADAFRIVQEPEQPDAANAAPPAPSAAAEPSAQVATADEHVTAPDAQSNVPAQ from the coding sequence ATGGCCAACTCGCCCGCCGCTTTTACCCTGCGCTTCGACCCCAAGCTGAGCATCAACCCCTCGGGCAAGCACGTGCGCGACGGGCTTTCCTCGACGCTGCGCACCGGCGACAACCTCTGGATGGCCTGCGACGAGCGGGCCAGCGTGGAGCGCCTGCGCCTTACCGACGCCACCACCTTCGGGCAGCACTGCCGCTTTCAGCTGGCCGATTTTATTGACTTGCCCGACCCCGATGCCGAGGCCGAAATCGACATTGAGGGGCTGGCCGAAGGCGACGGGTATTTGTGGATTGTGGGCTCGCACAGCCTGCGCCGCAAAGACCCCAAGCCCGAGAAAGACGACACCGAAAAAGGCCTGGCCAAGCTGGCCAAAGTGCGCGCCGACCCCAACCGCTACCTGCTGGCCCGGGTGCCGCTGGTGCTGAACCCGGAAACCCAGGATTACGAGCTGCAGAAAACCGCCCCCGACCCGCACCAGAAGCGCCGCAAGCTGAAGGCCGCGCGCCTCGGGCATCATACCCTGGTGCGCCTGCTGCGCCGCGACCCGCACGTGGGCCCGTTTGTGCACCTGCCCGGCAAAGACAACGGCTTCGACATCGAGGGCATGGCCTACGCCGGCGACGGGCGCCTGTTTGTGGGCCTGCGCGGGCCGGTGCTGCGCGGCTGGGCCATTGTGCTGGAGCTGCACGTAACCGAGGGCAGCAAACCCGGCCGCCTGCGCCTGGGCAAGCTCTCCGATGCGCAGGGGGTGTACTACCGCAAGCACTTTCTCGACCTAGGCGGCATGGGCCTGCGCGAGCTGCGCCTCGTGGGCAACGACCTGTACCTGCTGGCCGGCCCCACCATGGACCTCGACGGCACCATTGCCGTGTTTTGCTGGCCCGATGCCCTGCACCACGACGCCGACAGCCTGGTGGCGCCCTCGCAGCTGCGCCGCTTGTTTGATGTGCCGCACGGCTTTGGGCCCACCGCCTGCCAGGACAAAGCCGAGGGCATGGCCCTGCTCAACGAGCACCACGTGCTGGTGGTGTTCGACAGCCCCACCGATGCCCGCAAGCCCGAGGACGACGCAGTACTTGCCGACGCCTTCCGCATTGTGCAGGAGCCCGAGCAACCCGACGCCGCAAACGCCGCCCCGCCGGCGCCCAGCGCCGCCGCCGAACCCAGCGCCCAGGTAGCCACCGCCGACGAGCACGTAACGGCCCCCGATGCCCAAAGCAACGTGCCCGCTCAATAG
- a CDS encoding acyl-CoA thioesterase, with protein sequence MADNATLIQTPETRHRIYFQDCDQLGHLNNARYLDYFLNAREEHTMRHYALNLGQLTREQRAAWVITKHHISYLKPANHGEEVLIRTQLIHFDNSSLVVEMQMLDAAGLRLKSLLWSEMAFISLVNGKRADHSDALMDMLEQVDVDDVQYHPDGFDERIRELRHQFKKHRKAAGHDDE encoded by the coding sequence ATGGCTGATAACGCCACGCTCATCCAGACGCCCGAAACCCGGCACCGCATCTATTTTCAGGACTGCGACCAGCTGGGCCACCTCAACAACGCCCGCTACCTCGACTACTTCCTGAACGCGCGCGAGGAGCACACCATGCGCCACTACGCCCTCAACCTAGGGCAGCTAACCCGCGAACAGCGCGCCGCCTGGGTTATTACCAAGCACCACATCAGCTACCTGAAACCAGCCAACCACGGCGAGGAAGTGCTCATCCGGACGCAGCTCATTCACTTCGACAACTCCTCGCTGGTGGTTGAGATGCAGATGCTCGATGCGGCCGGCCTGCGCCTGAAGTCGCTGCTGTGGTCGGAAATGGCCTTTATCAGCCTGGTAAACGGCAAGCGCGCCGACCACTCCGACGCCCTCATGGACATGCTCGAGCAGGTAGACGTGGACGATGTGCAGTACCACCCCGACGGCTTCGACGAACGCATTCGGGAGCTGCGCCACCAGTTCAAGAAACACCGCAAAGCCGCGGGCCACGACGACGAGTAG
- a CDS encoding type 1 glutamine amidotransferase domain-containing protein, translated as MSIFGNDPLKGKKVAVLATDGFEQSELEQPVKALKNAGADVEVVSLKSGSIKGWDEKDWGSKVSVDKTLDEARPADYDALVLPGGQMNPDVLRTEPKAVSFAADFMKSGKVVAAICHGPWTLVETGLVRGKNMTSWPSLKTDLTNAGAQWQDATVVVDGNLITSRNPQDLPAFNEKLIEKIGGTQA; from the coding sequence ATGAGCATTTTTGGTAACGACCCGCTGAAGGGCAAAAAAGTAGCCGTGCTGGCCACCGATGGCTTCGAGCAATCGGAGCTGGAGCAACCCGTGAAAGCGCTGAAGAACGCCGGCGCCGACGTGGAGGTAGTGTCGCTGAAAAGCGGCTCGATTAAGGGCTGGGACGAAAAAGACTGGGGCAGCAAAGTTTCCGTGGATAAAACCCTCGACGAAGCCCGCCCCGCCGACTACGACGCGCTGGTGCTGCCCGGCGGCCAGATGAACCCCGATGTGCTGCGCACGGAGCCCAAAGCCGTGAGCTTCGCGGCCGACTTCATGAAGTCGGGCAAGGTGGTGGCGGCCATTTGCCACGGCCCCTGGACGCTGGTAGAAACCGGCCTGGTGCGCGGCAAAAACATGACCAGCTGGCCCAGCCTCAAAACCGACCTCACCAACGCCGGCGCCCAGTGGCAAGACGCCACGGTGGTAGTGGATGGCAACCTCATTACCAGCCGCAACCCCCAGGACCTGCCTGCTTTCAACGAAAAGCTGATCGAGAAAATCGGCGGCACCCAAGCCTAG
- a CDS encoding DUF6992 family protein produces the protein MPDLPDVAAALPAINFQREMLAQQGMGVLGAWALLNLLGSGWLVTRTPARQAPHYFHQMNIGWGAVNACLAVWGILQARPLHVEGLTLADSLQAQFRFENILLFNAGLDVAYVAVGAWLHARAASAEHLPERYLGYARSLWVQGGFLLLFDVGFYLVYHRWAAALLALVP, from the coding sequence ATGCCCGATTTACCCGATGTGGCGGCCGCGCTGCCGGCCATCAACTTTCAGCGCGAAATGCTGGCCCAGCAAGGCATGGGCGTGCTGGGCGCCTGGGCCCTGCTGAACCTATTGGGCAGCGGCTGGCTGGTTACGCGCACGCCGGCTAGGCAGGCGCCGCACTACTTTCATCAGATGAACATCGGCTGGGGCGCGGTAAACGCTTGTTTGGCCGTGTGGGGCATTTTGCAGGCGCGGCCCTTGCACGTAGAGGGCCTCACGCTGGCCGATAGCCTGCAGGCGCAGTTCCGGTTCGAGAACATCCTGCTCTTCAATGCCGGCCTCGATGTGGCGTACGTGGCCGTGGGGGCCTGGCTGCACGCGCGGGCAGCCTCCGCGGAGCACCTGCCCGAGCGGTACCTGGGCTACGCCCGCTCGCTGTGGGTGCAGGGCGGCTTTTTGCTTCTGTTCGATGTGGGCTTTTACCTCGTGTACCACCGCTGGGCGGCCGCGTTGCTGGCGCTGGTGCCCTAG